The Schaalia dentiphila ATCC 17982 sequence CCACGATCAACACGATCTCCAACCCCGGCGCTGGCGCGCTCAAGGGTAACGGCTTCACGAACACCGTCGAGGGCCTGGGCGAGATCAAGGTCAGCGAGGACGGCAAGACCATCACCGTCACGATCAAGCACATGCCGGCAAACTCCGCCTTCTCCTTCAACATTAACGGCATCCTGACCGGCGAGACTCTCGAAGGCTCCCCGATCCTGGCCCCGATCGTCCTGCACAACTGGCTGACCGGCACGGACAGCGAGTGCACGGTTCCCACCGAGGAGCCGACCACGCCGGCGCCGTCGGATTCCCCGACGCCCGAGCCGACGACCCCCACTCCCACCCCGTCCGCAACCCCGAGCGGCAACCTCGCTCGCACGGGCGCTGACACCCCGATGCTGGCCGGTGCGGCCATCATGGCTGGACTGGCAGGCCTGGGAGCTCTGGCTCTGCGCCGTCGCCAGCGCTGACGGATCATCCCCCGCAAGGTGCGCCCCTGCGGGGGGCACGCTCCGCAGGGGCGCATAACAGGAAAGTGGCACCCCTCAATGGAGCGGTGCCACTTCCCATCACCGGTTCATCATGAGGGCTCAATTCATGGTGACTTTCGGTAGTTCCATTATGCATGTGATGCACGCATCATTTCAAGGCGAAACGATGACTTTTCGGTGCAAATTCGCGGTTTTTTGCTGCACGTTCGTGCACAACTATCGCGTGATCTGCGCAAACTAGACAAAACGCGGGCCCGCTCGGATCGAGCGGGCCCGCTTTATTTGTCAGGCGAAGATGCCTCAGTGGCGCTTGCGAGCAACCACGAGGGTCACGCCACCGGCCAGCGCGATAACGCCAGCGCCAGCGGCGATCGAAGCGACGGAGCCGGTGTTGGCCAGCGTCGGGTTCGAGGCGGCGGGGGAGCCGACCGGGGCGTTCGTGTTACGGATACCGCCACGAGCAGAGACGGGGGCCGGGCCGTTGCCGGTGGAGATCTGGCCGCGGGTGGTCACGCCGGTGGTGCCGACGGGGCCCGAAGCGGCGCCAGCACCACCCTGATCGGCGGCGGGAGCCTGGTCGACAGCGGGGGTCGAGGGCTCAGGCTGGCTCGGCTGCGGGTCCTGGCTCGGCTCCGGATCCGGCGTGCTCGGAGGCTGGGGCATGCCCGAGGGCTGGGGATCAGGCTGCGGGGCATCGTTGTTGTCCGCGCCGTTGCCGGGGG is a genomic window containing:
- a CDS encoding LPXTG cell wall anchor domain-containing protein, which gives rise to MKKTTSSLLAATAALGLIAASAGVAFASETPAPDQSANPAPGPTAAPTTSPAPGNGADNNDAPQPDPQPSGMPQPPSTPDPEPSQDPQPSQPEPSTPAVDQAPAADQGGAGAASGPVGTTGVTTRGQISTGNGPAPVSARGGIRNTNAPVGSPAASNPTLANTGSVASIAAGAGVIALAGGVTLVVARKRH